From Triticum aestivum cultivar Chinese Spring chromosome 4A, IWGSC CS RefSeq v2.1, whole genome shotgun sequence, a single genomic window includes:
- the LOC123081955 gene encoding uncharacterized protein, producing the protein MARGDYQDDDDDFMELLQQNHVTGRIKDGDEKKKRHRYRASQERLTILTEGFTDEQKGDVGEMEMQALMDVWCKNLVNPVCDWLSEIYDPASREFMVPGRGRLSLDEESMFCTLGVPYGEIKVPYEVNNKTREAMFARLCPGMASMPNTTVLATSLEGMKTHGEVFKMKLLMYLISAVFVPTTSLRPSDKCFPILMNALSISFFLQSFDFDVIWKLVTARFLMFSFEC; encoded by the exons ATGGCTCGCGgcgactatcaagatgatgatgatgacttcatggaGTTACTACAACAGAATCACGTGACTGGTCGGATAAAAGATGGCGATGAG aagaagaaacgtCATCGCTATAGGGCTTCGCAAGAACGCCTGACTATATTGACCGAGGGATTTACTGATGAGCAGAAGGGAGATGTTGGTGAGATGGAGatgcaggctctgatggatgtTTGGTGCAAGAACCTAGtgaaccctgtatgcgactggctcAGTGAGATTTATGATCCTGCCTCTAGAGAATTCATGgttccgggacgtggaagactgTCTTTGGATGAGGAATCcatgttctgcactttgggtgtgccctatggagaaatcaaagtcccgtatgaggtGAATAATAAGACTAGGGAAGCCATGTTCGCCCGTTTGTGTCCTGGAATGGCATCCATGCCAAATACGACTGTGTTGGCAACTTCGCTGGAGGGCATGAAAACCCATGGCGAGGTTTTTAAGATGAAACTCCTCATGTACCTGATCTCAGCTGTCTTTGTGCCTACCACATCTCTTCGTCCAAGCGACAAGTGCTTCCCCATCCTGATGAATGCTCTCTCTATTTCTTTTTTCCTTCAATCTTTTGATTTTGATGTCATTTGGAAGCTAGTAACTGCCAGATTTTTGATGTTTTCATTTGAATGCTGA